ATCAGATATTAGACCACCTGAACACCGTCCAGCGGCCGTCGACCTTCTCAGGTGTTTACCCTTGGACTCAAACGCGACGATCGCCCTCAAACTAATCGCCGATCAGATTCGATCGGCCCATCGCGGCAGGAACGCCGCCCCGAGGAGACCCGCATGAACGCACCCAACCTGCCACGGCGCGCGGTCCTGGTCGCCATGGGCGGCGGCCTGGCACTGGCCGCCCGACCCGCGCTGGCGGCCTGGCCCGAGAAGCCGATCCGCTTGATCGTGCCGTACCCGCCCGGCGGCATCACCGACGTGCTGGGCCGTTCGCTGGCCGAGGCCATGCGCCGGGAGCTCGCGCAGACGGTGGTGGTCGAGAACAAGCCGGGCGCCAACAGCGGCCTGGGGGCGCAGGCGCTCGCCGCCTCGCCGGCGGACGGCTACACCGTGCTGCTCGGCGCGGCGTCGACGGTGGTGCTCAATCCGATGCTCAACAGCAAGATCGGCTACGACCCGCGCGAGTTCACCCCCGTCGGCCGGATCGCCGACACGCCCTTGGTGGTGGTGGTCAAGGCCGACAGCCCGCTGACCAGCCTGGCCGACCTGCTGGCCGCGGCCAAGGCCCAGCCGGGACGCCTGGCCTACGGCAGCACCGGCGTGGGCAGCTCGCTGCACCTGGCCGGCGAGCTGCTGCAGTCGGCGACCGGCACCGAGATGCTGCACGTCCCGTACAAGGGCAGCGCGCCCGCGCTCAACGGCGTGCTGTCCGGCGAGACGCAGTTCCTGGTCGACTCCATCGGCTCGTCCATGCCGCTGATCAAGGGCGGGCGGGTGCGCGCGCTGGCGGTGACCACCGCGCAGCGCCTGCCGATCCTGCCCGAGGTGCCGACGGTGGCCGAGGCGGGGGTGGCGGGCTTCGACGTGTCCACCTGGTTCGGCCTCTTCGTGCCCCGGCAGACGCCGGAGGAGGCGGTCAGGCGCCTGAACGCCGCCGTGGCATCGGCCGTGCGCGAGGCGGCCTTCCGCACGCAGTTCGAAGGCCTGGGCATGATCGTCTCGCAGCCCGGGTCGCCCCAGGCCTTCGACCGCTTCATCAAGGCGGAGGCGGGCAAGTGGGCCCCGCTGATCAAGGCCAAGAACATCGTCCTGGAGTGAAGACGAAAGCCATGTTCCAAGCCGATCTGTTGAAGGGCAAGCGCATCCTGGTCACCGGCGGCGGCTCGGGCCTGGGCCGCGAGATCGCCAGCCGCTACCTCGAGCTCGGTGCCGAGCTGCACCTGTGCGGGCGCCGGAAGGCGGTGCTCGACGAGACCGCTGCCGCGCTGATGGCGGCGCACGGCGGGCGCGTGGTCGGCCACGAGGTGGACATCCGCCACGCCGACGCGGTGGACGCGATGGTCGACCGCATCTGGTCCGACTCGGGGCCGCTGGACGGGCTGGTCAACAACGCCGCCGGCAACTTCGTCAGCCGCACGCAGGACGTGTCGCCCCGCGGCTTCGACGCGGTGGCCGGCATCGTGCTGCACGGCACCTACTACACCACCCACCACGTCGGCCGGCGCTGGATCGCCGAGGGCCGCAAGGGTTCGGTGATCTCCATCGTCGTCACCTGGGTGCGCACCGGCGCGCCCTTCGTCGTGCCGAGCGCAATGAGCAAGGCCGGGGTCGACGTGATGACCAAGTCGCTGGCCATCGAATGGGGGCCGCACGGCATCCGCCTCAACGCCATCGCGCCCGGCATCTTCCCGACCGAAGGCGCCAACAAGCGGCTGAGCCCGAACACCGACTGGAAGGACGACAACGTGCACAACCCCATGAACCGGGTCGGCCGCATGAGCGAGCTGCAGAACCTGGCCGTCTTCCTGATGGCCGACGGCGTGGAATGGCTCACCGGCGAGACCATCGCCATCGACGGCGCCGGGCACCGGCAGAACGGCGCCTCGTTCACCGAGCTGGCCGGCCTGAACGATGCGCAGTGGCGCGAGATGCGCGAGTCCATCCGCGCACAGGACCGGCGCGACAAGGCCGCGACCCCGGCATGAACGCGGCGGACATCGTGGGCGAGGCGATCGCCGAGCGGGGCGTGGCCGACAAGGCGGCGCTGGTCGAGGACGGGCAGGCGCAGCTGACCTACGCCGAGCTGGCGCAGCGGCTGGACCGTGCCGCCGCGGTGCTGCAGGCCGCGGGGCTGGGGCCCGGGGAGCGGCTGGCCATCGTCAGCGAGAACAGCGCCGACGCCGTCGTGCTGCTGCTGGCCGCGCTGCGCGCCGGCGGCTGGGCGGTGCCGATCAACGCCCGCATGGCCGCGGGCGAGGTGGACGGCATCCTGGCCCACGCCAGGCCGCGCCTGGCCTACTTCGCCAGCGGCTCCTCGGCCGAGGCCCACGGCCATGCGCTGCGCACCGGCGCGCCCGCCGCGGACCCCGCCGATTGGGTGGGCGGCCACCTGGCGCGCTTCGACGACGGCGTGCAGGCGGAGGACGAACCCGGCGTCGCGCTCATGCTCTACACCGGCGGCAGCACCGGCCTGCCCAAGGGCGTGATGCTGACCCACGACAACCTCGACTTCGTGACCCGGGTGTCGATGCAGCAGGCGGTGCTGCTGCGCGAGGACCGGCTGTTCCACGCGCTGCCGATCTCGCATTCCTTCGGCCTCATCTCCGCCCTGCTGTGCGGCCTGCGCGCGGGGGCCACGGTGCGGCTGGTGCGGCGCTTCTCGGCCGAGGGGCTGGCGCGCGCCATCCTGGACGACGGCATCACCGTCTTCCAGGGCGTGCCCGGCATGTACGCCCGGCTGCAGGAATGGAGCCTGGCGAGCGGCACGCCGCTGCGGCCGCACCGGCTGCGGCTGGCCTACATCGGCGGCGCACAGATCGACGCCACCCGCAAGGCGCAGAGCGAGGCGCTGCTCGGCCTGCCGCTGCACCACGGCTACGGCATGACCGAATGCGCGCCGGTGGCCGTCCGCACCATCGGCCACCCGCCGCCGAAGACGGTGACCTGCGGCTGGCCGATCCCCGGCGTCGACGTGCAGCTGCGCGACGAGGCCGGTCGGCCGGTGCCGCCGGGTGGCCATGGCGAGGTGTGGATCCGCGGCCCCAACGTCATGCGCGGCTACTTCCGCGACCCGGAGCAGACCCGCGCCGCGGTGGACGCCGAGGGCTGGCTGCACACCGGCGACATCGGCGAGTTCGGCCCCGACGGCGACCTGAGCATCGTCGGCCGGCGCAAGGAGATGATCATCCGCGGCGGCTTCAACGTCTACCCGGCGGAGGTCGAGCGGGCCATCGCCGCCTTCCCCGGCGTCGGCCAGTGCGCGGTGGTCGGACGCCCGGTCGACGACGACGAGGAGGTGGTGGCCTTCGTCGAACCGGTCGCCGGCCAGGCGGTGGACCTGGCCGCGCTGCGCCAGCACCTGCGCGAGCAACTGGCACCGTACAAGCGGCCGGCCGCGATCGTCGTCCTCGACGCGCTGCCGGCCAACACCACCGGCAAGGTGCTCAAGCCGCGGCTCAAGGCCATGGCGATGGAGTTGGCGATGGACACGGCGCCCACCCGGCGTGGCGCCCGATGAGCGCCCGCTGGCCTTCCCTGCAGGCGCTGCTCGCACCGGCGTCGGTCGCCGTGGTCGGCGCATCGGACAACCCGGACAAGGTCGGCGGGCGGCCGCTGCGCTACCTGCTGCAGCAGGGCTTCGCCGGCCGTGTGCACGCCGTCAACCCGCGCGCGACCACGGTCCAGGGGCTGCCGGCCCACGCCTCGCTGGCCGAGCTGCCGGAGGTGCCCGACGCCGCGGTGCTCTGCGTCTCCGCCGACCAGGCCGAGGCGCAGCTCGCGCTGTGCGCCCGGCTCGGGGTGCGCCAGGCGCTGCTCTTCGCCTCCGGCTATGCCGAGGTGGGTGAGGACGGCCGGCGCCGGCAGCAGCGGCTGCTCGACCTCTGCCGCGAGGGCGGCGTGCGCCTGGTCGGACCGAACAGCATCGGCGTGGCCAGCTTCGACAGCGGCGCGGTGCTGTCCTTCGCCTCCATCTACAGCGACCATGCGCCGCAGGACGGCCCGGTGGCCATCGTGTCGCAAAGCGGAGCCTTCGGCGTCACGCTGTACGCGCTGCTTCGGCAGGCCGGCATCGGCGTGCGCTGCGTCGCGGCCACCGGCAACGAGGCGGACCTGAACTGCGCCGACTTCATCGCCGCCATGGCGCTGCAGGGCGGCGTGCGGCTGCTGCTGCTGTACCTGGAGCAGGTGCCGGATGCGGCACGCCTGGAGGCGGCCCTCGTCATGGCACGCGACGCCGGCATGGCGGTCGTCGCCGTGCGGGCGGCCCGGTCGCCGGAGGGCCGTGGCGCGGCGCAGTGCCACACCGGCTCGAACGGTGCCGGCGGCCCGGTGCTGGACGCGCTGTTCGCCGCCGCCGGCTGTCGCACGGTGGCCGACCTCGGCGAGCTCGTCGCCGGCGTGCCCCTGTACCTGGCGGCCAGCGCGGGCACCGGGCCTTCGCCGGCCGTGCCGCGGCTGGCCATCGTCAGCAACTCGGGCGCCTCCTGCGTGATGGCCGCCGACCAGGCGCACCTGCTGGGGCTGCCGCTGGCGGCGCTGGGCGCCGGCACCGTGCGCCAGCTCGACGCGCTGCTGCCGGCGTTCTCCCTCGGCCGCAACCCGATCGACCTCACCGCCATGCTGCTGGCCGACCCCGCGCTGCTGGGCGCGGTGATGCGCTGCGTGCTCGACGACGATGCGGTCGACGCGGCGGTGCTGGGGCTGCTGGCGATCGGCGGGCCGAGCTACGACGTCGCCCGCTTCGCGGCGGAGGTCCACGAGGCCGCGGCGCGGGCCGGCAAGCCGGTCGTCATGCACAGCGCACAGCACGAGGTGCGGCAGGCCTTCGTGGCACGCGGGCTGGCGGTGTCCGCCAGCGAGGGCGAGGCCCTGCGCGTGCTGCAGGGCTTCGCCGCCCACCGAGCCGGTGCGGCGGCGGCCGCGCCGCTTCGTCCTCCCCCGCGGGAGGCGGCGACACCGCACCGCGACGATGGCGACGCAACGCCCGACGCCCCGCTGGCGCTGGACGGCATCGCCGCGCTGCGCGCCTTGAAGGACGGCCCCGCCCGCTGCGGCCCGTGGCTGACCGTCGACCAGGCCACGATCCAGCGCTTCGCCGAGGCCACCGGCGACCGGCAATGGATCCACCTCGACGTCGACCGCGCGGCGCGTGAGTCGCCCTACGGCCGCACCATCGCGCACGGCCTGCTCACCCTGTCGCTGCTGCCCACGTTGCTGGCCGGCCTGTTCAGCTACCCGGGCCGCAAGACCAGCGTCAACTACGGTTTCGACCGGGTGCGCTTCACCGCCGCGGTGCCCGAGGGCGGCCGGGTGCGGCCGGTGGTGCGGCTGGCCGACCTGGACGAATTGCAGCCCGGCGAGGCGCGGGTGGCCTGGGACGTCACGCTCGAGCTCGAAGGCAGCGCGCGGCCGGCGCTCGTCGCTCGCTGGCTGGTGCAGATGCGGTACTGACGCCGCCCCCGGGGGGACCGCCGGGCGATGCCGTCAGGCGTGGTCCAGCCCGGCGATGAAGATGGAGAACACGTCGCCGCCGATCTTCAGCGGCGCGTCCTTGCGCACGATGTCCCAGGCGTTCTGCCGGTCCACCATCAGCGTGGCCATGCCATGGCAGGCGGTCCAGGCGGCGAGCGCCGCCCGGCGGGTGCGCGCCAGCGGCACGTCGCGCGAGCTGAGGTACTCGCCCACCGCCGTCTCCAGGATGCCGTAGGAGCGCCGGGCCGCCTGCTCCAGGTCCGGGAACTGGGCCTTGTCCGGGATGTCGGGGCCGAACATGACGTGGAACAGCGCGCCATGGTCGACGGCGAACTGCAGGTGCGCCAGCATCACCGCCAGCAGCCGCTCGCGCGGGTCGGTCTTGTGGCGCAGCGCGCCGATGCGCTGCTCGAACAGCAGCCGGAAGCCGTGCGCCGCGATGGCGGCCAGGTAGGCGGCCTTGCCCTCGAAGTGGTGCAGCGGCGCGGTCTGCGAGACGCCGACGTCGCGCGCCGCGCGGCGCAGCGTCAGCGCGGCCGCGCCTTCGGTGTCGAGGATCTCCACGCCGCGCAGCACCAGCGCGTCGCGCAGGTTGCCGTGGTGGTACGTGGCGGGCCGGGGGGCCTCGACCGCCGCCGGCGGCGCCGTGGCCGAGCCGCCGGCCTTCACCGCCCGCGGTGCGGTCGTTCCTGCGGTGGGTCGGGGGGAGGTGGGCATGCGTCAGTCCGAGGAGGAAGCCGGACGCCTGGGGACGGCCCGCTTCCTGGCGGTGGGCGAAGTGTCTTGCAAACCCGGCGCGGTGGAACCGGGGGGCCGGCTGCGCCGGCGCGGCTTCGGCGCCGCGGCGGCCGGCGGCAGCCACGCGGCGAAGCCGTCCAGCAGCAGCTGGAGGCCGGCCTCCAGGGTGGTGCCGACGTCGAGCCCGCTGAAGGGTTTAACGAGGAACGCGGCACCCGGCATCTGGTCGGCGCCGGCCCGCGAGACGTAGCCGAGGATGAAGTCGGCGTGTTCGCTCGGGCTCTGGTGGAACGCCGCCGCGCTGCCCACGCTGACGATGAACAGCATCAGCAGGTGGTAGGCCAGCGCCGCCTGCTCACGGCTGAAGCCGGCCGACTGGAAGATGCGGCCCATGTGGTCGAAGAACACCAGGCCCCAGTCGGTCTCGCCCGGCTGCACCTTCTGGAACAGCCGGAAGCGGTTGTGCGTGGCGATGTAGCTGGCCAGGCCCGGCCAGCGCTGGTGGCTGTCGTGCATCAGCCGCGCCGTGGTGGCCAGGTCGGTGCGCCAGTCGCCGGTCAGCGGCGGCATGCGGGCCATGCGGTCCTGCAGCGCGTGGTTGAGCACCGCGCTGAGCAGCTCGTCGCGGCTGCCGATGTAGTAGTGGATCAGCGCCGGCGTCACGTCCATCTCGCGCGCCAGCCGCAGGATGGTGATGTCGTTCAGCGGTTCGCAGCGCGCCAGCGCCACCGCCTTGAGCACCACCGCCTCTCGCGACAACTCCGGCCCGCCGTCGCGCGGGCGGCGGCCCGGGCGACGGGCCGCGGGTGTCTTCGTCGCCGGCTTCTGCTTCGCTCGCACGTTCATCCGGGCAGCGTAACCGATGGCCCGTCGACGGCCGGGGGTGGGTTCGACCTTATTTGACACCGTGTCAGTTCCAGCCCTAACCTGCGCGTCGCGTTAAT
The sequence above is a segment of the Aquabacterium sp. J223 genome. Coding sequences within it:
- a CDS encoding tripartite tricarboxylate transporter substrate binding protein, with the translated sequence MNAPNLPRRAVLVAMGGGLALAARPALAAWPEKPIRLIVPYPPGGITDVLGRSLAEAMRRELAQTVVVENKPGANSGLGAQALAASPADGYTVLLGAASTVVLNPMLNSKIGYDPREFTPVGRIADTPLVVVVKADSPLTSLADLLAAAKAQPGRLAYGSTGVGSSLHLAGELLQSATGTEMLHVPYKGSAPALNGVLSGETQFLVDSIGSSMPLIKGGRVRALAVTTAQRLPILPEVPTVAEAGVAGFDVSTWFGLFVPRQTPEEAVRRLNAAVASAVREAAFRTQFEGLGMIVSQPGSPQAFDRFIKAEAGKWAPLIKAKNIVLE
- a CDS encoding SDR family oxidoreductase, producing MFQADLLKGKRILVTGGGSGLGREIASRYLELGAELHLCGRRKAVLDETAAALMAAHGGRVVGHEVDIRHADAVDAMVDRIWSDSGPLDGLVNNAAGNFVSRTQDVSPRGFDAVAGIVLHGTYYTTHHVGRRWIAEGRKGSVISIVVTWVRTGAPFVVPSAMSKAGVDVMTKSLAIEWGPHGIRLNAIAPGIFPTEGANKRLSPNTDWKDDNVHNPMNRVGRMSELQNLAVFLMADGVEWLTGETIAIDGAGHRQNGASFTELAGLNDAQWREMRESIRAQDRRDKAATPA
- a CDS encoding class I adenylate-forming enzyme family protein is translated as MNAADIVGEAIAERGVADKAALVEDGQAQLTYAELAQRLDRAAAVLQAAGLGPGERLAIVSENSADAVVLLLAALRAGGWAVPINARMAAGEVDGILAHARPRLAYFASGSSAEAHGHALRTGAPAADPADWVGGHLARFDDGVQAEDEPGVALMLYTGGSTGLPKGVMLTHDNLDFVTRVSMQQAVLLREDRLFHALPISHSFGLISALLCGLRAGATVRLVRRFSAEGLARAILDDGITVFQGVPGMYARLQEWSLASGTPLRPHRLRLAYIGGAQIDATRKAQSEALLGLPLHHGYGMTECAPVAVRTIGHPPPKTVTCGWPIPGVDVQLRDEAGRPVPPGGHGEVWIRGPNVMRGYFRDPEQTRAAVDAEGWLHTGDIGEFGPDGDLSIVGRRKEMIIRGGFNVYPAEVERAIAAFPGVGQCAVVGRPVDDDEEVVAFVEPVAGQAVDLAALRQHLREQLAPYKRPAAIVVLDALPANTTGKVLKPRLKAMAMELAMDTAPTRRGAR
- a CDS encoding CoA-binding protein, yielding MSARWPSLQALLAPASVAVVGASDNPDKVGGRPLRYLLQQGFAGRVHAVNPRATTVQGLPAHASLAELPEVPDAAVLCVSADQAEAQLALCARLGVRQALLFASGYAEVGEDGRRRQQRLLDLCREGGVRLVGPNSIGVASFDSGAVLSFASIYSDHAPQDGPVAIVSQSGAFGVTLYALLRQAGIGVRCVAATGNEADLNCADFIAAMALQGGVRLLLLYLEQVPDAARLEAALVMARDAGMAVVAVRAARSPEGRGAAQCHTGSNGAGGPVLDALFAAAGCRTVADLGELVAGVPLYLAASAGTGPSPAVPRLAIVSNSGASCVMAADQAHLLGLPLAALGAGTVRQLDALLPAFSLGRNPIDLTAMLLADPALLGAVMRCVLDDDAVDAAVLGLLAIGGPSYDVARFAAEVHEAAARAGKPVVMHSAQHEVRQAFVARGLAVSASEGEALRVLQGFAAHRAGAAAAAPLRPPPREAATPHRDDGDATPDAPLALDGIAALRALKDGPARCGPWLTVDQATIQRFAEATGDRQWIHLDVDRAARESPYGRTIAHGLLTLSLLPTLLAGLFSYPGRKTSVNYGFDRVRFTAAVPEGGRVRPVVRLADLDELQPGEARVAWDVTLELEGSARPALVARWLVQMRY
- a CDS encoding TetR/AcrR family transcriptional regulator, coding for MPTSPRPTAGTTAPRAVKAGGSATAPPAAVEAPRPATYHHGNLRDALVLRGVEILDTEGAAALTLRRAARDVGVSQTAPLHHFEGKAAYLAAIAAHGFRLLFEQRIGALRHKTDPRERLLAVMLAHLQFAVDHGALFHVMFGPDIPDKAQFPDLEQAARRSYGILETAVGEYLSSRDVPLARTRRAALAAWTACHGMATLMVDRQNAWDIVRKDAPLKIGGDVFSIFIAGLDHA
- a CDS encoding TetR/AcrR family transcriptional regulator produces the protein MNVRAKQKPATKTPAARRPGRRPRDGGPELSREAVVLKAVALARCEPLNDITILRLAREMDVTPALIHYYIGSRDELLSAVLNHALQDRMARMPPLTGDWRTDLATTARLMHDSHQRWPGLASYIATHNRFRLFQKVQPGETDWGLVFFDHMGRIFQSAGFSREQAALAYHLLMLFIVSVGSAAAFHQSPSEHADFILGYVSRAGADQMPGAAFLVKPFSGLDVGTTLEAGLQLLLDGFAAWLPPAAAAPKPRRRSRPPGSTAPGLQDTSPTARKRAVPRRPASSSD